A genomic region of Prionailurus bengalensis isolate Pbe53 chromosome D1, Fcat_Pben_1.1_paternal_pri, whole genome shotgun sequence contains the following coding sequences:
- the LOC122483444 gene encoding olfactory receptor 51A4-like gives MFTVNSSETEISTFFLIGIPGMEHAHIWVSIPICLMYLIAILGNCTILFFIKTEPSLHEPMYYFLSMLALSDLGLSLSSLPTMLRIFLFNAPGISPDACFAQEFFIHGFSAMESSVLLIMSFDRFIAICNPLRYTSILTSARVTKIGLAFSFKNVLLILPFPLTLKHLRYCKKTLLSHSYCLHQDVMKLACSDNKVNVIYGLFVAVTGTLDLGFIFMSYMMILKAVLSIASQKQRLKVLNTCVSHICAVLIFYVPIFSLTVIYRFAKHSSPIVRIFMADVFLLVPPLMNPIVYCVKSQQIRNMVLGKLCQKHS, from the coding sequence ATGTTCACCGTCAACAGCTCTGAAACTGAAATTTCTACCTTCTTCCTGATTGGGATCCCAGGGATGGAGCATGCCCACATTTGGGTCTCCATACCTATTTGCCTCATGTACCTCATTGCCATCCTGGGGAACtgtaccattctgtttttcataaaaacagaacCATCTCTTCATGAACCCATGTACTATTTTCTCTCCATGTTGGCTCTCTCTGACCTAGGACTGTCCCTCTCATCTCTCCCTACCATGCTAAGGATATTCTTGTTCAATGCTCCAGGAATTTCCCCTGATGCCTGCTTTGCCCAAGAATTTTTTATTCATGGATTCTCAGCTATGGAGTCATCAGTTCTTCTCATCATGTCCTTTGATCGATTTATTGCCATCTGCAACCCTCTGAGATACACTTCCATCCTGACCAGTGCCAGAGTCACCAAAATTgggcttgctttttctttcaaaaatgttctgTTGATCCTCCCTTTCCCTTTGACCCTAAAACATCTAAGATACTGTAAGAAGACCCTCCTTTCCCATTCCTACTGCCTCCATCAGGATGTCATGAAGCTGGCCTGCTCTGACAACAAGGTCAATGTCATCTATGGCTTATTTGTGGCTGTCACAGGCACCCTAGACTTAGGATTTATTTTCATGTCCTATATGATGATACTGAAAGCAGTATTGAGCATAGCATCACAGAAACAAAGGCTCAAGGTCCTCAACACCTGCGTGTCCCACATCTGTGCTGTGCTCATCTTCTATGTTCCCATTTTCTCTCTAACTGTTATCTACCGGTTTGCCAAACACAGCTCCCCAATAGTTAGGATCTTCATGGCTGATGTTTTCCTGTTGGTACCTCCATTGATGAATCCCATTGTATACTGTGTGAAGAGCCAACAGATAAGAAATATGGTTTTAGGGAAGCTGTGTCAGAAACACAGCTGA